TGCTCATACCCTACATGGCGCGCGTTGTGATGGGCTTTTCAGCGGTTCAGTTCGGCGGTATCGAGGCGGCCTTTACCGTCGGTGCCCTCGCTGGGAACCTCCTCATAGCGGGAAAACTCGGGGAGCGCTCCGAGGGACTGGTATTCAAGGCGATATTCGCCCAGCTCATCCTCATGCTATCACTTGCCTTCGTCCCAGGTCTCGGAAGTCTGGCTTATCCTATCTTCCTGGGTCTTCTCGGGGCCATCGGATTTTCCAACGTCCTCGTCAACGTGCCCCTCTTCACGAAGCTTCAGAAGGCCGTGCCTGGGGAAGTGCGCTCAAGGGTCTTCGCGGCCTTTGAGACCGCGGTAATGGCGACGACTCCCATTGGAATGGCGGTGGCCGGACCGCTCCTCGACGTGATCGGGATAGTACCCCTGATAGTGGGCGCGGTGCTCCCGAGCATTGCCGTGACCCTCTACTACCTCCGCTTCAAGGAAACGATTTTAAACATAGGATTTGAAAAAACTCCCGGCGAGGTGGGAGCTTGAGCCTGAACAGGAACTTCTGGCTCTTTGCGGTCGGACGTTTCATAAGTCAGCTGGGATGGGCGGTTCAGGAGGTTGCACTGCCACTGTACGTCCTGGATCAGACCCACAGCGGTTCGATGATGACCCTCTTCGTCCTGGCGGACATAATCCCCTCCCTCATAATCATGCCCTTTGCAGGGGTCGTGGGGGACAGGTACAACAGGAAGAGGCTGATGGTCTGGTTCGATATTCTCAGGGGTGTCCTGCTCTTCGGCGTGATCGCCTTCAACTTCCTCGGAATCTACCAGTTGCTCGCGGTTCAGGTCGTCATGGCCGTTATGGGGACGTTCTTCGGCGCGGCCACGAGCGCAATGTTCCCCGACCTCGTTGAGCCGGAGGAGCTGGAGAAGGCAAACTCCACCGTTAGCTCTTTCTCGATAATAGCCCGCCTGATAGGTCCCGCCCTTGGAGGAGTTATCTACGCCTTCGGCGGGATAAGGATGGCGATCCTAATAAACGCGGTGAGCTTTTTCGGCTCGGGTCTGTTTGAGGCCCTCATACGGTACGAGTGGAAAACGCGCCAGATCGAGAGTGCCGGAGAGGTTATCCGGGATCTACGGGAAGGACTCGCGTTCCTCCGCTCGAGTCATTACCTGATGGTACTCATGGGGTTTGCCCTGTTTATGAACGCCGTTGGGGCACCCTTCGGCTCGGTCATAATGCCCTACGCATTCAGGGAGGTTCTGAAGTTCAGCAGCCAGCAGTTCGGTCTGCTGGAGAGCTTCTTCATGGGTGGCATGCTCCTCGGGAACCTTCTCATAGCGATGAAGCTCGGAAGAAAGGCAGGGAGCTACTTCTTCAAAGCCCTGGCCGCCAGCGGGGCCATGATCCTGGCGTTTGTGTGGGTCATCTCACCCTGGGCGGAGATCTCAAAGGAGACCGCATTCCTAACCCTCGCCGGCGTTGGGCTGCTCTGGGGCGTCAGCAATGCTGTGGTAAACATCCCGCTACAGGCCAAAATTCAGCGCGCCATACCCACGGAGTTGAGGAGCAGGGTCTTCGCGGCACTGGCTCTGCTCGTCAACATATCAACGCCCCTGGGCCTAGTCGTGGTTGGTCCACTCCTGGATCGCTACGCCGCCTGGTCGGTCTCCCTCTCAATATGGCTCATCCAGGGTGCGGTGATTATCTATTACTACGTTAGACATAGGGAGGTTCTCCTGAAAGAGCAAAGGTATGGAGAAGACGGGAACGAAGCTGAAGTCACTTAACCTCCCTCAGCTTCCCCTCCCTCTTCTCTATCGCCCTCGCCATTATGAAGAGCAGGTCGCTCAGCCTGTTGAGGTAGACGAGCGCGTTCTGGCCGAAGCCGTAGTCGAGGACGAGCTTAGCGACCCTTCTCTCAGTCCTCCTGGCTATAGCCCTGCACACGTCGAGCTTGGCACTGCCGACGGTTGAACCCGGCAGGACAAAGGCCCTGAGCTGGACCTCCTCTTCGTACTCATGAATGAGGTCTTCGAGCCACTTCATGTCTTCCTCCCCGACCTTTGAGTACTTACCCTTGCTCGCCAGCTCGGCCATGAGGTCGTAGAGCTGAACCTGAATCCTCTCCAGAATCTCGACCATCTCCTCGGGGACGTAGTGCTTGGCCTCGCCGATGAAGCTGTCCAGCTCGTCTATAGTGCCGTTAGCTTCCATAATGGGCGAGAACTTCGCCACACGGTCGCCCGTGAAGAGGCCGGTTAAACCCTTATCGCCGGTTTTCGTGGTTATGGACATTTTGACCACCGTTGACATCACGCGTTACAGGTTTTTAGGGTTTATGGGCACTGCTGAACACTTCCGGTGATAAAAGGCGCGAGTAACCGGAGGAAAAACTTATTTATACATCAATGCCGTTTTCTTTTGGGTGGTCATATGAAACGGTGGAGCTTGGTTTTAATAGCACTTTTACTTCTGAGCCTGGTGCCCCTAACGACGTTCCACGCCGTTTCCGCGGCCAGCAACACCGTCCAGCTGAGCCCCACGGACGATGCTTACGTTAAGGACACCGCCCCCGACAGCAACTACGGCTCCTACGGCAGCCTCTACGTTGGAACCTATTACCGCGACCATTCGAACGAGAGGGCCTACCTCAAGTTCGACCTCTCATCGATACCGGCCGACGCGGTGATAGTCAGCGCGAAGCTCTACGCCTACACCTACAGCGGGGCCTACTCAACCCCAGTAAACATAAGCGTCTACTCTGTAACCGACGACTCCTGGACAGAGGATTCAATAACCTGGAACAACAAGCCCGACGCAGTCGAGCTTCTCGACAAGGATCTCGTTGATACTGACGGCAAGCACTGGTCGGTCTGGGACGTTACGAACTTCGTTGCTTCTGAATTCCAGGGGGACAAGGCCGTCAGCTTCGTCCTCATATCCGACGTCGAGGGCGTTGAGACCGAGAGCATAGGCTACAACTCGAAGGAGAGCCAGTATGGTAACTATCCCTATCTCGAGGTCGAGTACTACGTTCCGCCCTCAATATCGATTCAGGAGATACAGAGCAACACCACCGACGGCGACGCTTCCGCCTACGTCGGCCAGGAGGTCGTGACCAGGGGAGTCGTTACTGCCGTCACCTCCAAGGGATTCTTCATCCAGAACGGCACCGGCCCGTGGAGCGGAATCTACGTCTACCTTGGCTCCAGCCCGGACGTTGAAATCGGCGACTACGTCAAGGTCTCGGGTGTGGTAAAGGAGTACTACGGCTTCACAGAGATACAGGCTTCCAGCGACGGCATAACCGTCCTCGGAACCGCCGACGTTCCGGAACCCGTTGTCCTCCAGACCGGCGAGGTGGCCCAGGAACAGTGGGAGAGCGTTCTCGTGAAGGTGGAAAACGTCGTGGTAACCAACGCCAACCTCGGCTACGGCGAGTGGGAGGTTGACGACGGGAGCGGGCCAGTCAGGGTCGACGACCTGATGTACAGGTTCTATCCGAAGTACAACCAGAAGCTCGAGTACGTTGCGGGTGTCGTTTACTACTCCTACGGCAACTTCAAGATCGAGCCGAGGAGCGCCGATGACATAGCCCTCGCGCCCGAGTACCAGTCCATCAGGGAGATAAGGGAGAACTGGGAGTCCGGAAAGAAGGTCGTCACCAGCGGAATAGTCATAGGTACCAGGAGCACGGGCTTCTTCATTCAGAACGGAACCGAGCCGAACAGCGGCATCTACGTCTACGTCGGCAGGTCCTTCGCCAAGGACGTTAAACCGGGCGACATAGTTCAGGTCAACGGAACGACCTCCCAGTGGAACGGTCTCTACGAACTAAGCGACCCGTCTTACAAGGTTGTCGGGCACACTGACCTGCCCGAGCCGGTGGTTATCAAAGCAGGCGAGATGGACGACGGGTACCAGAGCATGCGCGTCAAACTCGAGTGGGTCAGGGTCACCGACGTGAGCGGCTCGAGCGTAACGGTTGAGGACGACACCGGAAGCCTCATCCTCTACGACTACTACGACATAATGGACGTCGTTCCGGGCAAGATTCTGGAGTACGTCATCGGTATCGGATACAGGTACAAGGTCATCGAGGTTTATCCGACCGATTACAAGCTTTACATACCGTCGATCGGAATCTCCGAGGTGGTTAAGCCGGATTACGCTATAAAGGGCGTCCCCATGAAGTTCAAGGTTACCGTCGTCAACAACGGCGAGATGGCCGACAACATCACCGTGGCTCTATATGCTAACGGCGCCCTGGCCGGAAACGTTACCCACGAGATAGACGTTGGGGGAAGCGCGGTCTACGAGTTCACCTACGTCCCGGTCGAGCTTGGCGGTCTCACCATCGACATACAGGTCTGGGAGAGCGGCTGGGGAATCATCGACGAGAGGATCTACCAGTACAAGGTCGTTCCCAACCCCAACGTCGTCGCCTACGGCCTCACTCCCTACTACGAGAGGCTCTACCAGAAGGAGATGGACAACATTACCCCACTCTACGAGAACCTCACCTGGACAGTTGACGAACTCCAGAGCTGCGGCGTCGACCTCGGCGACCTGGCGCCCAAGGTTCAGTGGATAGAGGACAGCATGGCCGAGATACAGAGGCAGTATCAGATCTACGACACCCTCAAGGGACTGCTCGTCCAGCAGAACCCCTACAGGAACTCCTACTACTACCCGGTCATGGTTCACATAAGGAAGGCCGCCATGCTGAGCAGGGACGTTAACGAGGAGATAAACGAGGTCCTGCCGATCCTCCACGCGACCCTTGAGCAGGTCTGGCCGATATGCCACCCGCCCGCCCCTGCCCCAGGAAACGAAACAGTTCCGGGCAACGAGACGGGTGGACTGCCCGTTAACCAGACCAACGAGACCCAGCCGGCTCCGGAAACCAACGTAACTCCGAGCACCAACATCACCATCCACATACCGAAGGTTCTCATCGACGACGCCCACGGCCAGTACTACGTCGAGCAGACCGGCGTGAACACGCTGATCAACAGAATCGAGGACGAACTCGGCTGGGAGGTCGAGATCAACAAGCTCCCGCTCACCTATGATATCCTGAAAGACTACGACGTCGTGATAATCCTCGACCCGAAGGACGACCTGACCGACGCGGAAATAGCCGCCCTCCAGGAGTACGTCGAGAGCGGTGGCGGACTCTTCATCGCGGGCG
This window of the Thermococcus siculi genome carries:
- a CDS encoding CBM96 family carbohydrate-binding protein, with amino-acid sequence MKRWSLVLIALLLLSLVPLTTFHAVSAASNTVQLSPTDDAYVKDTAPDSNYGSYGSLYVGTYYRDHSNERAYLKFDLSSIPADAVIVSAKLYAYTYSGAYSTPVNISVYSVTDDSWTEDSITWNNKPDAVELLDKDLVDTDGKHWSVWDVTNFVASEFQGDKAVSFVLISDVEGVETESIGYNSKESQYGNYPYLEVEYYVPPSISIQEIQSNTTDGDASAYVGQEVVTRGVVTAVTSKGFFIQNGTGPWSGIYVYLGSSPDVEIGDYVKVSGVVKEYYGFTEIQASSDGITVLGTADVPEPVVLQTGEVAQEQWESVLVKVENVVVTNANLGYGEWEVDDGSGPVRVDDLMYRFYPKYNQKLEYVAGVVYYSYGNFKIEPRSADDIALAPEYQSIREIRENWESGKKVVTSGIVIGTRSTGFFIQNGTEPNSGIYVYVGRSFAKDVKPGDIVQVNGTTSQWNGLYELSDPSYKVVGHTDLPEPVVIKAGEMDDGYQSMRVKLEWVRVTDVSGSSVTVEDDTGSLILYDYYDIMDVVPGKILEYVIGIGYRYKVIEVYPTDYKLYIPSIGISEVVKPDYAIKGVPMKFKVTVVNNGEMADNITVALYANGALAGNVTHEIDVGGSAVYEFTYVPVELGGLTIDIQVWESGWGIIDERIYQYKVVPNPNVVAYGLTPYYERLYQKEMDNITPLYENLTWTVDELQSCGVDLGDLAPKVQWIEDSMAEIQRQYQIYDTLKGLLVQQNPYRNSYYYPVMVHIRKAAMLSRDVNEEINEVLPILHATLEQVWPICHPPAPAPGNETVPGNETGGLPVNQTNETQPAPETNVTPSTNITIHIPKVLIDDAHGQYYVEQTGVNTLINRIEDELGWEVEINKLPLTYDILKDYDVVIILDPKDDLTDAEIAALQEYVESGGGLFIAGEWYKYANTENLNRLISKYGIKFNPDELMDDDHNSGRPYYPFIGIYNKDHPAMKFVPEDWTMYYNGQTLTLAGNAVWLIKAYDTGYSVDADGNVVYVKGTHPVLAAAVEVGSGRIIAYGSSKALSDSYYQKYINSNWPFIKGALLWLAHQE
- a CDS encoding cob(I)yrinic acid a,c-diamide adenosyltransferase encodes the protein MSITTKTGDKGLTGLFTGDRVAKFSPIMEANGTIDELDSFIGEAKHYVPEEMVEILERIQVQLYDLMAELASKGKYSKVGEEDMKWLEDLIHEYEEEVQLRAFVLPGSTVGSAKLDVCRAIARRTERRVAKLVLDYGFGQNALVYLNRLSDLLFIMARAIEKREGKLREVK
- a CDS encoding MFS transporter, producing MSLNRNFWLFAVGRFISQLGWAVQEVALPLYVLDQTHSGSMMTLFVLADIIPSLIIMPFAGVVGDRYNRKRLMVWFDILRGVLLFGVIAFNFLGIYQLLAVQVVMAVMGTFFGAATSAMFPDLVEPEELEKANSTVSSFSIIARLIGPALGGVIYAFGGIRMAILINAVSFFGSGLFEALIRYEWKTRQIESAGEVIRDLREGLAFLRSSHYLMVLMGFALFMNAVGAPFGSVIMPYAFREVLKFSSQQFGLLESFFMGGMLLGNLLIAMKLGRKAGSYFFKALAASGAMILAFVWVISPWAEISKETAFLTLAGVGLLWGVSNAVVNIPLQAKIQRAIPTELRSRVFAALALLVNISTPLGLVVVGPLLDRYAAWSVSLSIWLIQGAVIIYYYVRHREVLLKEQRYGEDGNEAEVT